AGCGGTGCAGCGCGTCGGCGGCCTTCTCGTCGCAGGTCGCCGCGGCGATCACCGCCTTGAACAGGGCGCCTTGGCGGGGGTCTGCCAGGGTGCGCCGTACCAGCGCGGCGTTGGCCTTCAAGTCGCCCAGGAGCGTGCCGGTTTCCGTGCGGGGGAGGGACTGTTCGGCCATGTCGGCGAGCAGGTCGGCCAGGAGCGCGGTGACCGTTCCCCAGCGGCGGTAGACGGTCGTCTTGCCGACGCCTGCCAGTCGGGCGACCTCGGCGAGGTCGAGGTGTGCGAAGCCGCGCTCGGCCAGCGCGTCCCCCGCGGCGCGCAGTACGGCCTCCCGCACCCGCGCCGTACGGCCCCCGGGGCGCACGGTGCCAACCCCTGTTCCAGCCGCCCCTGTTCCAGCCGCCCCCGCCCCGGCCGCCCCCGTGGCGGTCCGGTCCTCCCGCTCGCTTCCCATAACGGGTCTCCAGTTCCTTTAAGTCGCGGCTTCTGTTAGCGTCGCCCTCACATCTTAACGGGAATGCAGTCCCGTTAGACCACTTGGGAGGGAACCATCATGGAATACCGTCAGCTGGGCGCCTCAGGGCTGAAGGTGCCGGCGTTGAGCCTCGGCACCGGGACCTTCGGCGGGCGGGGGGCGTTCTTCGGGGCGTGGGGCGACACCGACGCCGTCGAGGCCCGCCGCCTCGTCGACATCGCGCTGGACGCGGGCATCACGATGTTCGACAGCGCCGACGTCTACTCGGGCGGCGCCTCCGAGGAGGTGCTCGGCCAGGCCATCAAGGGCCGCCGGGACCAGGTGATCCTCTCCACCAAGGCCGGGCTGCCCATGGGGGACGGGCCCGGCGACCACGGCACCTCCCGCGCCCGCCTCATCAAGGCCACCGAAGACGCGCTGCGCCGCCTCGGTACCGACCACCTCGACCTCTTCCAGCTCCACGGCTACGACGCCGCCACCCCCGTCGAAGAGGTCCTCGCCACGCTCGACCAGCTCGTCCGCGAGGGGAAGGTCCGCTACACCGGCGTCTCCAACTTCTCCGGCTGGCAGCTGATGAAGTCGCTGTCCACCGCCGAGAAGTACGGCCACCCCCGCTACGTCGCCCATCAGGTCTACTACTCCCTCATCGGCCGCGACTACGAGTGGGAGCTGATGCCGCTCGGGCTCGACCAGGGTGTCGGTGCCGTCGTCTGGAGCCCGTTGGGCTGGGGCCGGCTCACCGGGAAGATCCGGCGCGGCCGGCCGCTGCCCGAGCGCAGCCGCCTGCACGAGACGGCCGCCGCCGGACCGCCCGTCGAGGACGAGCTGCTCCACCGCGTCGTGGACGCGCTGGACGAGATCGCGGAGGAGACCGGCAGGACCGTCCCGCAGGTGGCCCTCAACTGGCTGCTGCGGCGTCCCAGCGTCTCGTCGGTGATCGTCGGGGCCCGCAACGAGGAGCAGTTGCGCCAGAACATCGGCGCCGTCGGCTGGAGCCTCACCCCCGAGCAGGTCGCGAAGCTGGACGCGGCGAGCGCCAAGGACGCGCCATACCCCTACTTCCCCTACCAGCGGCAGGAGGGCTTCGCCCGCCTCAACCCGGCACCGGTAGACCTCACCCCGCCGAGGGCGGCGTAGAGCGGGCCCCCGAAGGCCCCAAAGGGGCGCGGGGAACTGCGCGACAAGCCCATACGCACCCGCACTCTGCAAAACACAGGCAGCGGCACCCCCTGCTCAGCACCAAGAAAGAGCGCAACAGAAGGATCCGCCGGACAAGCCGGCCCGGAGGGCACCGCTCAGCACCAAGAAGGAGGCAGGAACCGGCCGTGCAGGAAGCCGAGGACGAGGGGGGTGGCGAGGTGGGCGAACTCCTCGAAGTACGCGTGCCGGGCGCCGGGGATCAGGCGCAGCTCGGCCTCGGGCACCCGCCCGGCCAGCAGCGGCGCGTTCGCCGTCGGGTTGAACGCGTCGTCCGTGCCGTGCACCACGAGCGTGGGCGCCGTGATGCGGGGCAGCGCCTCCCACGCGTCGTGCTCCGCGCTCGCCCGCAGATGGCGGCGCCGCGCGTACCCCGGCATCGACGGGTCGCCCAGCGTGTGGAAGGGGCCGGGGTGCCGGGCCGAGTACGCGGGGGTGTACATCAGGTCGAGCAGCGCTTGCCGCGCCGCCTCCGGGTCGGGCTGTACGAGTGCCCGCCGCACCTCGGGGCCGCGCTCGATGCCGTGCGGCGCGCCCGGTGAGGTGCAGCCCAGCACGAGCCGGTCGACGCGCTCGGGCCGGTCGGCGGCGAGCCACTGGGCGATCCGGCCGCCCATCGACGTCCCGTAGACGTGGGCCCGCGCGATCCCCGCGTCGTCCAGGACGGCGAGCGCGTCGCGTGCGAAGGCGGGGGTGCTGTAGGTGTCGGTGTCGGGCCGGCCGCTCGCGCCCGTCCCCCGGTGGTCCATGACGACGGTGGTGAACTCCGCGGCGAAGTCCGCCCGCACCGGGTCCCACCAGCGGTGGTTGTTGGACTGCCCGCTCAGCAGCAGCAGCGGGGGCCCTGCGCCATGAACCTCGTAATACAGCGCGGTCCCGTCAGCCGCCGTCGCAAAGGGCATGCCCCCACGCTCTCACGCTGCCGCCGACCCCTTCGCGCCCGGTCCCGGCACCCCGCTGGGCCCCACCCTTGATCCCCGTGCCCTCGGTCACCCTTCCCGTGGCTTCGCCGCCGGCCCGGCGGCGGCGGTCCGCGCGGCGAGGAAGTCGTGGAAGGTGACCGTTCCGACGGCGCGGTCCGGGGCGAGGTTGGCGCCCTGGCGGAGGGCGCGGCCCATGCCGCCGGGGAGACGGAATCCGACGACGCGGTGGCGGCGCCCGTAGGCCGTGAGGGTTGCCTCGGCCAGGTCGCGGGCCGTGTGCACCGCGGGGCCCGCGAGGTCGGGGACGCGGCCCGCCGGGGCGCCTCGTACGAGTTCCGCCAGACGCGCGGCGACCTCGCTGACCTCGATCGGCTGGAAGCGCACGCCGGAGGGGGCGAAGACGAAGGGGAGCCGGCGCTGCGCGTTCGTGATGGTCACGATCAGGTTGTGGAACTGGGTCGCGCGCAGCACCGTCCACGGC
This sequence is a window from Streptomyces sp. NBC_01775. Protein-coding genes within it:
- a CDS encoding TetR/AcrR family transcriptional regulator; its protein translation is MRPGGRTARVREAVLRAAGDALAERGFAHLDLAEVARLAGVGKTTVYRRWGTVTALLADLLADMAEQSLPRTETGTLLGDLKANAALVRRTLADPRQGALFKAVIAAATCDEKAADALHRFYAVRVEEWVPCVHQALARGEIPPGTDPEEVIRAVSAPLYYRLLTTGDTLDEPSATRAAEAAYEAARAGAYRAAPGGSA
- a CDS encoding aldo/keto reductase, with amino-acid sequence MEYRQLGASGLKVPALSLGTGTFGGRGAFFGAWGDTDAVEARRLVDIALDAGITMFDSADVYSGGASEEVLGQAIKGRRDQVILSTKAGLPMGDGPGDHGTSRARLIKATEDALRRLGTDHLDLFQLHGYDAATPVEEVLATLDQLVREGKVRYTGVSNFSGWQLMKSLSTAEKYGHPRYVAHQVYYSLIGRDYEWELMPLGLDQGVGAVVWSPLGWGRLTGKIRRGRPLPERSRLHETAAAGPPVEDELLHRVVDALDEIAEETGRTVPQVALNWLLRRPSVSSVIVGARNEEQLRQNIGAVGWSLTPEQVAKLDAASAKDAPYPYFPYQRQEGFARLNPAPVDLTPPRAA
- a CDS encoding alpha/beta fold hydrolase; protein product: MPFATAADGTALYYEVHGAGPPLLLLSGQSNNHRWWDPVRADFAAEFTTVVMDHRGTGASGRPDTDTYSTPAFARDALAVLDDAGIARAHVYGTSMGGRIAQWLAADRPERVDRLVLGCTSPGAPHGIERGPEVRRALVQPDPEAARQALLDLMYTPAYSARHPGPFHTLGDPSMPGYARRRHLRASAEHDAWEALPRITAPTLVVHGTDDAFNPTANAPLLAGRVPEAELRLIPGARHAYFEEFAHLATPLVLGFLHGRFLPPSWC